In Montipora foliosa isolate CH-2021 chromosome 9, ASM3666993v2, whole genome shotgun sequence, the DNA window caagaataaaattgtttttttggttgttcTGTGCATACCTTATAATATGGGAACAGTACCAGCAACCTTCAAATTTGGCTCAAGTACAAGACTGAGTGAGCAAAACCACACTTCTTTAAAATTGGTTCTTTGAAAAATCACATCTATTTTGACCACTTCTTGAAATTAAATCCTTCTTATGAACTTGAAAGAAACAGCAAGGGAATGGAGTGATTGACGTGACTATTCTCGGCTTTTACCCACGTGACTATTCGCATGACAACCGTTGCTACCTGCCATGTTGGAGCACAACCAAGCGTAAACAAACACACGAGGTCTACTGTTCTGCTTAGATATCGCACAAAAACATCTTTAAGTAGCATGCAGCAATGACGAGCTACAGATCGCGCGAGGCAAACGAGCAAAAGAACGCCGAAAAAGATAACACGAGAGGGAGTCAAATGGAGAGAGCTGCTAAATTAGCAAAGCTGAATGAGAATGGGGATACCATAGAAAacattgaattttattttccgtcaacatcgaatgataataggctgatttagcaacagaacgggaacgtcagtggcgacgtcgcgcgcagcaaaactaccaatgagaatttagaatagagaagaaaagagtggagtctattctattctgaattctcattggtgttttttttctgcgcgcgccgtcgccactgacgttcccgttctgttgctaaatcagcctagtATTGAAATTACAAGCGAACGTGGAGGCGAACATTGCGATCCTGTGTCTGAAGTTACCACGAAACTCGTTGGACTTCAAATTGCGGAATCAAGCACCCAAACATCTAAAACTGTAGTATGTGATACTACAACGCAAACTGAGGAGTTTGATTACATGTTTAAAACAGCAAAGCGCCCTTTTGATCGCGAAGACATGCTGGACGATGATAAAGTCACATTTTACAGAGGACTACCAACGCTGAAGCTCCTAGATGCTCTCTATGGACATATTGCCCCTCATATCACAAGACGGTTATTAACTCTTACAAATTATCAGGAACATGTGATGGTCTTGATGAAGCTAAGACTCGATATACCATACCGTGACTTGGCCTACCGATTTGGTGTGTCCATCTCTACTGTATCAAGAATTTTTTCGTGTTGGTTGACAACCATGGACATAAGGGTCTCACCGTTGATATACTTGCCAGCGAGGGAAGAGGGAATGGCAAACTATGCCCCAATGCTTCCAATATTCATCAAGCTTTTCACCTGTTCAGTAACTTCTTCAATAATATCATGATAGAGAATGTCATATAGCTTCACTATACCTGGTGTACATCCAATAGAACTCACACAGACCCAGTGCATGTGCCCAGTATGAAGTATTTGAATGAATTCAGATGTTACAATGTCAAAGTTTCTGATAGGTTCCGGAGTTGTTCTTTGAAGCTCTCTATCAGGGGATTGGCCTTTTTTAACGGAAGACATTCTCGATCCAACTTCTCACCTACTAAACACGCGGGGTCGACTCCAACAACTCCGATTTTTTGCAAATATCTCGTGTAAACGTGGCCCTCGAGTTTTTTGCGAAGTCAGACAGCACTGGTAAACATTTATCTTTAGAATTTTCGTTTGGCAATCAACGCTTGTCTTATCGTTCGACGTTACACAACTCAACTCAAAATACAGACGCACATGTGAGTATTggcatatgcaaattagctccTTGTGCGCCAACATGGCGGACAGTAAATTCGTGATGTCACATGAAAATCGAGAATATTTGAATTTTATACTCAGGAGACATACATGATGATCAGTAACATTAGAGTGACCACAAGTTACCACATAGTTAAAAAGAGAAACAATTTTACTtagtattaatttttaattttctcaagCAACTACACTTCTTCAATGGTGAAAGAAACAGACTGTACAGAATCTCGAAAGATTAATTATTGATACCACACCAGCAAATTTACACAGTCAgaagttaaaaacaaaatgataaGTGCTGCCAAGCAATAACTACTCGTATTCCACCTTCCATCGGGTCCAGCTGCCTTCTTCAGTACAAAACCATGCTAAGGAAggggaaaaaaggcaaaaaaagcaCATCATCAGATCAAATAAACTGTATAGTGAACATTTTCGCCACCACCTACAAGGAGAAAAAATGAATAACCTCTGGCTTCTCAAAGTTCTAAAAACCTATTGCAAGACCattcaaaatacatgtaggaaCGCTTTAAATTCCTTGCCTATAGTAAATAATTAGATCTCGGTTTGGTCACAAGTGGACTATCGATCTGTCTCTGTCCATCTATTATCTTCAAGTATTCTTCAAAATTGGTTGCAAAAGCATTTATAATATTGTTGAAGAAAACCCTCTTTTTTATCAACAGATATTGAATTGTATGTTCTGCAACATGCACTTATTTTTTATGATGTTATCCTACCGAATCTTGAAACAAGTAATAAAATTATGTGCATGATTGCTTATGAAAGCATTCCTTCATTTAAGGTCTTGTCATAGGTTTGAGGTGTTAGGTTTTTGGTAAAGTATTCCATCACACTATGCAatgctgaaaaattcaggcatcttcaatgggattcgaacccacgaccacTGCAATGCCCGTGCAATCATCCACCAACTGCTAgcgctatgaagccactcagttgggagcagatcAAAAGGTTTTTTGACTCATGTTCCAGTGAAAGGACCGATGAATGAATCCTCTACCATACATTTTTATCAAAACAAACCTTAAAAAACGCAGAACAGTAAACATGTACCACATCCATTGTGAACAATGTGACAAAGACTGTATACAATGTACATAAAACTTCCAAtagtattaattttattagagACTAGAACTAAGGAACATCCAGAACACCGAATTTGTCAGCTACATGACTGTATTTAaaacagaagctcatgaccttgaagcgtttaactctggttcagagctggggttttaacaacaacaattctttattagatttaaaaaaatacaacttACAGAGCTTTAGCCCACAATTACATGTAGTGAGGGCTAGTCGAGGCAggcaaaagaggaaaaaagaaaatttaaaagtcaCATAAATGTCGTATCCAAAGAACAAATCTAGAAGCAATATAGTTTGTCGTGTGGTTtgagtggctgattattttcactgaacttttcaaagattaaaaatgtgggtcagaaaaaaattcaaggactttcaaggaccaggaatgaagagcagagattttcaagaattttcaaggccttgaaaatgcactctcaaaattcaagggttttcaagggttttcaagatgCGTACGAACcctgtacatacatacatacatacataccgggtacatacagtacatacatacatacataatgatacattaagcacttaatgactggccccaagggaaacagtgagctTTGTTCCCctgaggggaaacaaaactgtttcctgtggggccagtcattaagtgttttgttatacctcccaactcaaaatagaacaatacacagatttttacacggaatttgccgctgtttcaaaggtgcacgacctgattacgtgtgagtcgaaaggtccaagtcgttgtttccctagggagttagtgagttttgacccatgacacgtGACAAATTCTCCTCCAATTGGAAAAcatatttgagttgggaggtattaTAAACTTTATTGACTTTCCCCAATGGggcttttcaaagacaataattatcCTAAATAAATACAATATGCAATACAATATATAATGCACAATATACAATACATAATATAAATCTTAAAATTATCGCATATCTTATTAATTAGGCAGTGCTTAAAACACGTGTGGAATTACAAATCTTAAATAAGTGCTTGACCACTTCTTGATCGGAGTGCCTAAAAGGCAGCGGACGTCCCAACTCTGGCTctcgactttctttgaatttgatgCTTTGGACGCCATCTATATATATTCGCTTGTCTTTTTAAAGTCATCCTATGCACGGAATGGCAAGAATATACGCTAGTTCCTGTCTTAAAGCTATTTCAACATCAATTCCACCGAAGCCTTTGTCCACGGGTCTTTGGCGTTGTTTGGTCGAGCTTGGAATTTCGAGGAAAAGGCATACTCAGCGGGGATGCAGAGCGGGCCAGCAGAAAACAAGACCATTCCAAAGAACAAACCATGTATTCCAGTCTATCCAAGATTtggataaaaaaaattgctgtaCGAACTCTAATGGCGATCTTGAACAACAGTTGCATAATTCTCCATCATCAACATATTCAAGTTAACACCTTATCATCTTATCGTTCAAACATCTCCGGTGTCTCTGATCTGCCATCCTTAGCAAATTCTCTACAACCCTGCTCGCGTGACCCCAATGTTGGTTTGAAAGTAAACAACAACCCCATTTCTGTGGTGTTGCCTCAAATTTCTCTGCAAACCTCGTTTTTTTTGTGCAGCCAGCCACCACCGTTATCACAACAACTTAAACCTTGTCGTTCCAATTCGATTGGGCAAAAGAAGTCTGCGTTTGGACCAAGTGTTCTACTCGCTAAAAATATGTCTTTGGCATCCAAGATTGATGAAGTAAGCTCCATTGTCTTGGATTTAAAACCCAATTTAGAGTTTTTATTGAGACATGGTTAATAGACACAGTTAGCAACTCTCTCCTTTGCATACCAGGATACTCCTCCATCAACCGCAACCGCACCACAGAATATCATGGTGGTGTCAGCCTCTATATTGAGAACTCAATCAAATTCAAGTGCCTGGACAACCTGCTTGATCCGGACATCGAGGCCCTGGGGGCGTGGCTACGATCAAGACGACTCCCGCCCGGGGTCCCTTGTCTCATTGCGGTCGTTATATACCATCCAACTTTAATGACAGCAACAGAGACACGGCACTTGTCAACTATTTGCCTGCGTCCCTCACATCTATGGATTTAGAGTACCCCGGTTGCAGTTTCTTGTTATGCAGGGATTTCAATCGCCTAAATTTTCACCGCCTGACTACCTAATTCCAGCTGAAACAACTGGTAGACAAGCCTACAAGGGAGGATCAAATTTTGGACTAAGTGTTTACAACTGACTGGCTATGCTCAAATAAGctaactttaaatttaactaAGACAAAATATATAGTATTCCAACCACGGCAAAaacttaattataatttatacaCCCCTCTTAAACTAGCGGATCAGTATCTTGAACAGTCTCACAGTGTTAACTACTTAGGATTAATTATTGATTGTTCCCTATCATGGCACCATCATATTGATTATATTAGTAGTAAAATCAGTAAAAGCataaatattattgcaaaattaaaacgtCATGTACCCAACAAATCTTTAACAAGTATCTATTATGCACTTATATATCCTTATTTAACTTATGGCTGCGTATTGTGGGGTAATAACTACGAAGCTGCCATATCTCAAGTGGTAAAGCTGCAAAACAAAGCTTTAAGAATCATCAATGAGGTACCACTTCGTGAGCATATTACTCCCCATTATGTTAATCTTGGCCTAATTAAATTTCCTGATATTGTGAAGTTAAAAACTTGTCAACTATTTTATGATCTTATCGTAAATAACAAACCATCAAATCTTACTCTATCTTTTGtatctgagcaacataattataCTACTCGAAGCACATCCTTACAGTATCTAAATCCCAGTTCCTTTAGAACAAATATAAGGAAATTCTGCCCGACAATTATTGGATGTTATTATTGGAACGATATTCCTCTATTCATTCGTAGTTTGTCAAATAAACATCTATTTAAAAGATATCTTTTTCAGaattattttgctcagtactaaCTACTGCAACCCTTAACTATGTGTTCCTGCTTTCCTTTCGCTTATTGTAATTATCttttatcttaaaataaaatgtaactTAATTTAAAGGGCATCTAACTAGTTTACCTATAACGTTGCCCTTCTCCGTTTATTTCATGTAGTGAGCTTTTTAGACCTTGTAATTCTCTAAGTAAATggggaaataaataaatgaaatgaaaatgaaacccTTCCTCAACTCTACAACTTGAACTCAGTGCATACCCTTCCCCCTTTCGGCCTGTCCGACCACAAAGTTGTTCTTGTGGGCCCCAAATTGAGGCCAGTGGGAAAGGATTTCAGTAGGAAAACTGTATCAAGGCGGGACACACGGGCAACTAGAAAGCTGCAGATTCCTGCTTGGCCAAGTTGAGTCTGTTTGTTGACACAATTCACATTGGTATGGATCACATCATGCAGATCGAGCACTACAAGATTCACATCAATGATGCACCACAGATCACTGCAGAGTTCAAAAACCTTGTCAAGCTACACCAGCAAGCATTTAACAATGGAGACAAGGAGAGCTACTGTCTCTACCAGAATTCCACGCTTGGCCcttggctttttttttcatgatcaaTGATCTCAAGTTTGGCGCTCTCATGTGGAAGTACGTGGACGACACAATAATCTCCCCAACCATACCTCGCGGCTGCCTGGGTGATGTGCAACATGCTGTTACTGCTGTGGAGGACTGGTCTCGGACTCAGCGGATGCAGCTAAATGCCGACAAGTGCAAGGAGATGGTTTCGACTTTAAGAAGAACTCTCATAATTTCCCCCCTCTCGTGGTAGACCGAAACAAGCTTCCTGTCACCAACTGTGCAGATACTAGGTGTTACGATATCCAGTGACTTAAAATGGAACAATCACATAATAAATTGCATTAAGAAACCAAATAAGCGCCTGTATTTCATTGTTCTCCTGAAAAGGGCTCGTGTTCCCCTTAATGACATCATGAATCTCTATTGTACAATAATCAGACCTGTGCTAGAATACTGCGCTCCACTCTTTCATTACGCACTCCCAGCTTATCTTAATGAGGATATAGAAAGAATGAAGAAAAGAGTCATATCGGGAAAGCCTTGACAGCCTAGGCCTGCCAACGCTATAATATGATAGGCACAATGGACTCTGCAGACAATTGTTTGATATCAATCTGCTGCCACCAAGAAAACAATCCAGCTACGTGTCATACTTGAGCCAGTTGAGTTCTTTAAGAAGAGGCGTAACATGGTAGTATTTACGCATGCCACCAACAATGCAACAGGCGAAGTTCTGTATGCTCTGTAATTTCGTTATGTTGTGCTTGGAGAGTTAATAATCGTAAGAGGAGtatgtttgttaaaaatgtgTTTGGTACGGTTAACTTGACTAAGATGATGGATACAGGAAGATACACTTTTAGTTACGTGTTCGTCAAAGGTTAAATTTGAGTCTAAAAATACACCTAAGTCCTTAACCGTTTTGACAGGGAAGAGCTCCCTTCCCATGAAGTGGAGTCCTAATTTTGAGTGTATTTGTCTGCTCCCAAACACCATCAGTTTTGTTTTACTAGGGCTCAATAAAAGGTAGTTATTAGAGCACCCTTCAGCAATTTGAACAAGGTCGTTGTTCAAATCAGTTACAGTATTTACCGTGTATTTTAGTTGAAAAAGGATGAGCTTCGTATTGTCCTCATAACTCTGGGAGTTGCACCTTTGCAGCACCAAGGGAAGATGGTTTGTGTAGGCACTGAAGAGCAAGGGGCCTAAAATACTCCACAAGTCACAGGAAGAGGATCAGATAGTGTTGAGTTAATTCGCACCTTGTTTTTCAGGATTTCAAGGAGTTTATTCTTTAGTTcacttttaaattgatttttatttaGTGTTTTGATAGAGAGTGGAATGCTGTTCCAAATCAGGGCCCCTTGAGATAGTTAAGTTTAAAAATGAGTTGAGTTTAAAATTTCCTAATTTGGATGTAACATAGGTCACGCATTTTTCCGCGTGTGAAGCCTTGATCTTATTtgtgtccatatttgggcataaaattggtgttctAAAATCCCCAgatttgttccaaggaaaagagttgcaagttacatgcttcaaggtcatgtgcatCTGTTGAAAAAAACATGCCACCTCACAAGGTATATTCAGTGCATTCcatcaaaacaaaagttcatGATTCCAGAgcagaaaaataatatatttgATTGTGATTCAATGTGTTTAGTACATGTACCTTTCCTCTTGTACTCATTGAAGGCTTTCATGTAATCACCTACAACCTTTCGACAGTTCTGTCTTGCATTGACTTCCTCTCTCCTGTGACACTCTGTGACTCTATCACGGTAAATTTTCAATATTTCCAGCTCAACAAGTCTTTCCAGATTCCAGCGATCTCTTGCTGCCTTGAAGGCCACTGGGTCCTTTCGATCAATTTCCTCAAAGGACGGGGCCTTGATTCTTTCATCATACCTcttcatgaatttttcagacatCTTGAGATAAGAAaagtaagaaataaataaaataaatgatttattATCACTAGATTTATATTTCCTTTAAGGTAAAGTTCATGCAACTGCAGGATCAATGCTGCAATCATGCAGCCCTTGCTACATTTTTTGTAGTACATGTAACCATAGAGGGCAGCAAATACAGGGCTGTGAAATGCAATGGTACCGTAAAGGCCACAGGAATAGCAGCACTTACATGTGCGTAAAATGAGAGTGAAACACGAGTGTAAATATTTACACAAGCCTTATACCCACCTCGATTACACGCAAAAAGAGTGTAATTCCGATAAGCACTGCATCTTTTGTTATTCATACACCCAAACTGCATGTATTTTTTCCACAGAAGAGTACACAAATTAAGTGTGTGTTCGATTGAGATATGCTGATTTATCTTAAAATTTGGAActttcggatttccaatcgaaaaCAAAGTTCAAAAACGGATGTCACTACAGATTTCGGTAATCGAAAATCAATGTCGAGAAACTTCAATTCATAAATTCTGCGGCAAAACCAGTTTTCGGATTTTAATTTATCGATAAATAAAGAACTCAACTAAAGGAAATGCACTCTAAAATACCAgttatttttgttaaaatttgATGGTTTTCTCAAACATTGACACATAACTACTTTCGTTGACAAGAAACGGAATGTatatatcaagtgaagctatgatcctcgcagtcatgaacgcaatttttgcaattgcgtaaagaagcctgaaaaattcagaacttcaatggggtttgaacctgtgacctcgcgataccgatgcaacgctctaaccaaggcttctttacgcaattgcaaaaattgtgttcataactgcgaggatcatagcttcacttgatttcatatccacagttcatatatgatccatttcatataccatttcatcgttgattcattcctcacgggaacattagaacccacaaatgactggctcccaatgtcagtggcttcatagctcagttggttagtgcatcgcaccagtatcgcgaggtcacgggttcaaacctcgttgacgtcattaatttttcaggcttctttacgcaattgcacaattgcgtttataactgccaGGATCATACAcatgtagcttcacttgatttcacatggATCCGCATTTCATACATGATCCATGTATGAAAGTGTAGGCAAActgtaaatatctttgcaactctattgttgggtaatatgTGGATTGGCACTTATGACAACATATGAGTTATcatggcaacacgccaggtccacaaaatggccctctaaatttcagtttttacaaATTATCTGAAAAATTAAGTCGATGACCtaccatttttatttctttgttggaaatctccctaaactctttaactttttagagagtatgacaaaaatttATCTAGTGGAACTTTAATACGATGATACATTGAAAAAAggcgttttatagtttacagaaaattgtactagttAGATAACTTTCCGAACCTTTTTTCATATAAAGTGCCATCGtcaatgatacgtgcatgcaaaaaatcaagataggtcaccgtgcaaaatttcgagataaagacaattttttttccacaggTTTTATTTCTGGTTTCTGCAATTTTACGCGGTATTTTCACTTCCGTTGTGTTGCGTgtgctacttttgatagaaatttgattcattcagctgacgtGTGTTTCTTAGTcatggcgtgtgtaggttatGTGCACGCGCAGCTAAAAACACTTTCGAGCCTCCTCAAAGCCATAACTTTTTCGATGAATAAACCTCAATTTGGTTTGATAGTCAGCTGTTAAGTCTATAGTAACTTGTCATGAAAGCTCTTGCAATAATCAGAAACTAGACAAAGTAttctatttttaaatttttccgCACTCCCTTTCGTATTTATTTCCATCTGCACGCTGACTTTTTTCTCATTCATCaaaggctatagactgatagccgaaagcttatgttttcaaccttttttaaccagagaacatTTTTTACTTCAAGATGTATTATCCTGGTTACAGCTTAATTTTTACTCAAATTCCTTTTTAAATACCCCAAAAATATAAATAGGATTTGAAGAAAATCAATTTTGTTGTGAATCTTTAATTCTGATAATCACACTGCAAGATGTGGACGATGTGAAACCATTAAAAATTATATGTAAAGCGAAGCTTCAGAAAGGAAGAGTATGTGTATTCAAAACGTGAACTCTCGATAACATCACAACTTCATACTCATACACACACTTAATGAGCTTCTGCATGTAAATTTTCACGCTCACTTGCAAAAAAGTTACGTGTATTTTTTTGCACGCacttttgtgtattttttttactCACATGTTTTGCACGCGTAAATTGAGTGTAAATGACGTGCAATAGGGCGTGCAATATGGCATCTTCCGTCGCATGACTGAataacgactgaaatacatgtaTGGACCCATACAGCAGTTGATATGTGGATCAAATTGCAGCTGATAATTTTATTGGAAAGTCAATCAAGCATCCACAATATGACAGTTGACCAGCGGTCGACTCTCGGTCGATGATCGGTATGCATATCGGTCGATTGCCAATCAAGTCTTGATTGACATATCAACCAATATGTGAATTTGATAAGATACAAGTGCAAGTGACAAGAAGAGGTTTGTAGCATTTATATTTCAATAGAGGCTAAACTAAAGAAATCAGGGCCACATCTAGAGACTCTACT includes these proteins:
- the LOC137971252 gene encoding uncharacterized protein; this encodes MSEKFMKRYDERIKAPSFEEIDRKDPVAFKAARDRWNLERLVELEILKIYRDRVTECHRREEVNARQNCRKVVGDYMKAFNEYKRKAWFCTEEGSWTRWKVEYE